Proteins encoded together in one Streptomyces sp. NA04227 window:
- a CDS encoding peptidoglycan-binding protein, which translates to MARWGELPDSLDEPVRQLVVQLRRLKDRGGFSLAALAERTSYSRSSWDRYLSGKKLAPREAVEELARLCSADSTRLLVLHEVAAQAWGGGAGMTGEARTGEARTGEARTGGTRTGGTRTGGTRTGEARVAEPGTTGPRITEPSIGDPGVAEPSTGEPWIAEPGTGQPGPAPRRTRSRRSQLLLTAGLGSAFAVVGLLGALVGPLEASASGDPEYRFAPGRTYGCEVGEDGRELRAGHSGTDSMLLGKHSMGWEVVEAQCLLGHHGYPPGPVDGAYGDRTEHSVRSFQRDHSLVVDGIVGPDTWAVLRR; encoded by the coding sequence ATGGCACGTTGGGGCGAACTACCGGACTCGCTGGACGAACCGGTACGGCAGTTGGTCGTACAGCTCAGAAGGCTCAAGGACCGCGGCGGTTTCAGCCTCGCCGCCCTCGCTGAGCGCACCTCCTACAGCCGCTCCTCCTGGGACCGCTACCTGAGCGGCAAGAAGCTGGCACCCCGCGAGGCCGTCGAGGAACTGGCCAGGCTCTGCTCGGCCGACAGCACCCGCCTGCTCGTGCTGCACGAGGTGGCGGCGCAGGCTTGGGGCGGCGGGGCCGGGATGACCGGAGAAGCGAGGACTGGCGAGGCCAGGACTGGCGAGGCCAGGACCGGCGGTACCAGGACCGGCGGTACGAGGACCGGCGGTACGAGGACCGGCGAGGCAAGGGTTGCGGAGCCGGGGACTACCGGGCCACGGATTACCGAACCGAGCATCGGCGATCCTGGGGTTGCCGAACCCAGCACCGGCGAACCCTGGATTGCCGAACCCGGCACCGGCCAACCCGGACCCGCCCCGCGCCGCACCCGCAGTCGCCGGTCACAGCTTCTGCTGACCGCGGGACTCGGCTCGGCGTTCGCCGTCGTCGGTCTCCTCGGCGCACTGGTCGGCCCCTTGGAGGCGAGTGCCTCCGGAGACCCCGAGTACCGCTTCGCGCCAGGACGTACGTACGGCTGCGAGGTCGGCGAGGACGGCCGCGAGCTGCGCGCCGGGCACAGCGGGACGGACAGCATGCTGCTCGGCAAGCACAGCATGGGCTGGGAAGTCGTGGAGGCCCAGTGCCTGCTCGGCCATCACGGCTACCCTCCGGGCCCGGTCGACGGTGCCTACGGCGACCGCACCGAACACTCCGTGCGCTCCTTCCAGCGGGACCACTCCCTCGTGGTCGACGGCATCGTCGGCCCGGACACCTGGGCGGTGCTGCGGCGGTGA
- a CDS encoding XRE family transcriptional regulator — MTSLGGNGHGTEAGTEAEAGDGGKVGAGVGPEVPAACRVLAAALREVRERTGLSLTALAGRTPYSRSSWERFLNAKSLPPLDAVRALCELAGDPPATMTARWELAEAAWRGRARTGAGTVREAPGTPAAAASRETSARTEPEVHPSSPSSTNKPSVPPTGKTSASASASPTGRAYAPISPTAKAPASASRARRAWVAAAACVAALAVLASVVALVTVVRRDGDAGTAAPSPQYAPGCTGRSCEGKDPKKMGCGGYGMTTTPLRRTLPGGRRIEVRHGTACGAVWARAMGLRLGDEVRVTVPGSTPKLFRAKTPADTRDYRATPMTPARTTKGVRLCLLPGDSQPAQCFTA, encoded by the coding sequence GTGACGTCGCTCGGCGGAAACGGACACGGAACCGAAGCCGGAACCGAAGCCGAAGCCGGAGACGGGGGCAAGGTCGGGGCAGGCGTCGGCCCCGAAGTCCCCGCCGCCTGCCGGGTGTTGGCGGCCGCGCTGCGCGAGGTCCGCGAACGCACCGGTCTGTCCCTGACCGCGCTCGCCGGGCGGACGCCGTACAGCAGATCGTCCTGGGAACGCTTCCTCAACGCCAAGTCGCTCCCGCCCCTGGACGCGGTACGCGCCCTGTGCGAGCTCGCCGGGGACCCGCCCGCCACGATGACCGCACGCTGGGAACTGGCCGAAGCGGCCTGGCGGGGCCGCGCCCGAACCGGCGCGGGCACGGTCCGGGAGGCTCCCGGCACCCCCGCCGCTGCGGCCTCCCGCGAAACCTCCGCGAGAACGGAGCCGGAGGTCCACCCCTCGTCGCCCTCCAGCACCAACAAGCCCTCGGTCCCTCCCACCGGCAAAACCTCGGCTTCGGCCTCGGCCTCTCCCACCGGCAGGGCCTACGCCCCGATCTCTCCCACCGCCAAAGCCCCCGCCTCGGCCTCCCGCGCCCGTAGGGCCTGGGTCGCCGCCGCTGCCTGCGTGGCCGCGCTGGCCGTACTGGCCTCGGTGGTCGCACTGGTCACAGTGGTGCGCCGGGACGGCGATGCCGGGACCGCCGCTCCCTCCCCGCAGTACGCACCCGGCTGCACGGGACGCTCGTGCGAGGGAAAGGACCCGAAGAAGATGGGCTGCGGAGGCTACGGCATGACCACCACCCCACTGCGCCGCACGCTCCCCGGCGGCCGCCGCATCGAAGTACGCCACGGCACGGCGTGCGGCGCGGTGTGGGCGCGGGCGATGGGCCTGCGCCTTGGCGACGAGGTCCGGGTGACCGTCCCCGGTTCGACGCCCAAACTCTTCCGTGCCAAAACCCCGGCGGACACCCGCGATTACCGCGCCACCCCGATGACCCCGGCAAGAACGACGAAGGGCGTACGACTGTGCCTGCTACCGGGTGACTCCCAGCCCGCCCAGTGCTTCACCGCCTGA
- a CDS encoding ATP-binding protein, with protein MERRPRDSWRNTTHDWAGTVDLDHLRRIGRDPVRYAPAGVRHLILEVVAYAADEAEDNGGGRCRVTLHDDGFVSVADDGRGTDTRLDHRGEVVKKPIMATRDLRFFDHPEAQALPDGHPRRGMSVVAALSERLIHTNRRDNGAWEQRYERGVPVTGLVPVDLAGATGTTVRFLPLRSLSAVSVPDVGELTRLGAAWPHLTLEVHDRRSL; from the coding sequence ATGGAGAGGCGCCCAAGGGATTCCTGGCGGAACACCACGCACGACTGGGCGGGAACCGTCGACCTCGATCACCTCCGGCGCATCGGCCGGGACCCGGTTCGCTACGCCCCGGCTGGCGTCCGGCACTTGATCCTCGAAGTCGTCGCGTATGCCGCCGACGAGGCGGAGGACAACGGGGGCGGGCGGTGTCGTGTCACCCTGCACGACGACGGCTTCGTCTCCGTTGCCGACGACGGGCGCGGCACCGACACCCGTCTTGACCATCGCGGCGAGGTCGTGAAGAAGCCGATCATGGCGACGCGGGATCTGCGCTTCTTCGATCATCCCGAGGCGCAGGCGCTGCCGGACGGGCACCCACGGCGGGGCATGTCCGTCGTCGCCGCGCTCAGCGAGCGGTTGATCCACACCAACCGGCGCGACAACGGGGCCTGGGAGCAGCGGTACGAGCGAGGTGTTCCCGTCACCGGCCTGGTCCCGGTCGACCTCGCGGGAGCGACCGGGACGACGGTGCGGTTTCTTCCCCTGCGATCGCTGTCCGCCGTGAGTGTTCCGGACGTCGGCGAACTGACGCGGCTCGGTGCGGCCTGGCCCCACCTCACCCTCGAAGTGCACGACAGGCGTTCCCTCTGA
- the glpR gene encoding gephyrin-like molybdotransferase receptor GlpR: MSSSGLIYAVIVGAWAAYLVPMWLRRQDELNEARPTERFSTAIRLLSGRAGMERRYAKDLKARSDEIAEPPLSPGEVTDSVDVRAFAVPPRQHPEQPARAEAPDRARPARAENRRGEVRAELRPEARAEASGFDEHAETDQEFRDPRDARETRESREAVGSREVRESRDPRDSRDSRESSEARARRTQVLARRRRTTLLLFAAFSVGAVVAGVGGLAFLWAPVAPAVLLSVYIVHLRRQERRRYAYVMDRRKDEEAARRLRERQAARRDAQAEHGTGEPRPGPGTSADPARSSLAADRRALVEQTDHAEWVDQQRERRGPARGESWDPVPVPLPTYVTAPVAPRATGSVDLGAPDTWSAARSSAAEPGGRGRQPEDRTRTESGAQGSGKGDRRGNGSADRRGTGDRRSAAPAADDESETPDERSDARRAASARRARERGRTPLFDQYDEGGRPRAANE, encoded by the coding sequence GTGAGCAGCAGCGGCCTCATCTACGCAGTCATTGTCGGGGCCTGGGCCGCCTACCTGGTGCCGATGTGGCTCCGTAGGCAGGACGAGCTGAACGAGGCCCGTCCAACAGAACGTTTCAGCACCGCCATAAGGCTTCTGTCCGGCCGGGCGGGAATGGAACGCCGGTACGCCAAGGACCTGAAGGCGCGCTCGGACGAAATCGCCGAGCCGCCCCTCTCCCCGGGCGAAGTCACCGACTCGGTCGACGTCCGGGCCTTCGCCGTGCCCCCGAGGCAGCACCCGGAACAACCGGCCCGCGCCGAAGCGCCGGACCGCGCCCGCCCCGCCCGCGCGGAAAACCGCCGCGGCGAAGTGCGTGCCGAACTGCGGCCCGAAGCGCGGGCCGAGGCCTCCGGTTTCGACGAGCACGCCGAGACCGACCAGGAGTTCCGCGATCCCCGCGATGCCCGGGAAACTCGGGAATCCCGAGAAGCCGTCGGATCTCGTGAGGTTCGCGAGTCCCGGGATCCTCGGGATTCCCGGGATTCCCGTGAAAGCAGCGAGGCGCGCGCCCGGCGTACGCAGGTACTCGCCCGCCGTCGCCGCACCACCCTGCTGCTCTTCGCCGCCTTCTCGGTCGGCGCGGTGGTCGCGGGGGTCGGCGGACTGGCCTTCCTGTGGGCGCCGGTGGCGCCCGCCGTACTGCTGAGCGTGTACATCGTCCACCTGCGCAGGCAGGAACGACGCCGGTACGCCTACGTCATGGACCGCCGCAAGGACGAGGAAGCGGCGCGACGGCTGCGCGAGCGCCAGGCCGCGCGGCGCGACGCCCAGGCGGAGCACGGTACGGGCGAACCGCGCCCCGGCCCGGGCACCTCCGCCGACCCGGCCCGCTCCTCCCTCGCCGCGGACCGCCGCGCGCTGGTCGAGCAGACGGACCACGCGGAGTGGGTCGACCAGCAGCGCGAGCGCCGAGGCCCCGCCCGTGGCGAGAGCTGGGACCCGGTCCCGGTGCCACTGCCCACGTACGTCACCGCCCCGGTCGCCCCTCGTGCCACCGGCAGCGTCGACCTCGGCGCCCCCGACACCTGGAGCGCCGCCCGCTCCAGCGCCGCCGAACCGGGCGGCCGCGGGCGACAGCCCGAGGACCGGACGCGCACCGAGTCGGGAGCCCAAGGCTCCGGCAAGGGCGACCGGCGCGGCAACGGCTCCGCGGACCGACGCGGCACCGGGGACCGGCGCTCGGCCGCCCCCGCCGCGGACGACGAGAGCGAGACACCGGACGAGCGCAGCGACGCCCGCCGCGCCGCCTCCGCCCGCCGCGCCCGCGAACGCGGCCGCACCCCGCTCTTCGACCAGTACGACGAGGGCGGGCGGCCGCGCGCGGCCAACGAGTAG
- a CDS encoding GNAT family N-acetyltransferase, which produces MNSLSWPVELADGDVLLRPIKLRDQRAWREVNRRNRDWLRPWEATVPPPTPTGPVAHRPTYRQMVRHLRAEAHAGRMLPFVVEYRGALAGQLTVAGISWGSMCSGHVGYWVDRAVAGRGVMPTAVALAVDHCFRTVGLHRIEVCIRPENVPSRRVVEKLGFREEGLRPRFLHIDGDWRDHLVYALTADEAADGLLERWHRTRTPQPPTPPHHTGSHRDPRAPQ; this is translated from the coding sequence CTGAACAGTCTGTCCTGGCCGGTCGAACTCGCGGACGGCGATGTCCTGTTGCGGCCGATAAAGCTGCGTGACCAGCGCGCCTGGCGCGAGGTCAACCGGCGCAACCGGGACTGGCTGCGCCCCTGGGAGGCCACCGTGCCCCCGCCCACCCCGACGGGCCCCGTCGCGCACCGTCCCACGTACCGGCAGATGGTCCGGCACCTGCGCGCGGAGGCGCACGCGGGGCGCATGCTGCCGTTCGTGGTGGAGTACCGGGGCGCGCTGGCCGGGCAGTTGACGGTGGCCGGTATCTCCTGGGGCTCCATGTGCTCGGGGCATGTCGGGTACTGGGTCGACCGCGCGGTCGCGGGCCGCGGTGTGATGCCCACCGCCGTCGCGCTGGCCGTGGACCACTGTTTCCGCACCGTGGGCCTGCACCGCATCGAGGTCTGCATCCGCCCCGAGAACGTCCCGAGCCGCCGCGTGGTGGAGAAACTCGGCTTCCGCGAGGAGGGCCTGCGCCCCCGCTTCCTGCACATCGACGGCGACTGGCGCGACCACCTCGTCTACGCCCTCACCGCCGACGAGGCCGCCGACGGGCTGCTCGAACGCTGGCACCGCACCCGCACCCCGCAGCCACCCACCCCGCCCCACCACACCGGCTCGCACCGCGATCCCCGCGCCCCCCAATAA
- a CDS encoding molybdenum cofactor biosynthesis protein B → MSAPHDHPAAPAAQLPYRALVITASNRAAAGVYEDRGGPLIAEALKTLGFEVAGPRVVPDGDPVEQALRTGVREGHDVVLTTGGTGISPTDRTPEATRAVLDREVPGIAEAIRAHGRPKVPTAALSRGLAGVAGRTLIVNLPGSSGGVRDGLAVLEPLLAHAVDQLRGGDHPAGGAGGSH, encoded by the coding sequence GTGAGCGCACCCCACGACCACCCGGCCGCACCGGCCGCGCAACTCCCGTACCGCGCACTGGTGATCACTGCCTCCAACCGGGCCGCCGCCGGGGTCTACGAGGACCGCGGCGGACCGCTGATCGCCGAGGCCCTGAAGACGCTCGGCTTCGAGGTGGCGGGCCCGCGCGTGGTGCCCGACGGCGACCCCGTCGAACAGGCGCTGCGCACCGGCGTACGGGAGGGCCACGACGTGGTCCTCACCACCGGCGGCACCGGCATCTCGCCCACCGACCGCACCCCCGAGGCCACCCGCGCCGTCCTGGACCGCGAGGTCCCCGGCATCGCCGAGGCGATCCGCGCGCACGGCCGCCCCAAGGTGCCGACCGCCGCCCTCTCCCGGGGGCTGGCCGGAGTCGCCGGGCGCACCCTGATCGTCAACCTTCCGGGCTCCAGCGGCGGCGTACGCGACGGGCTCGCCGTGCTCGAACCGCTGCTCGCGCACGCCGTGGACCAGTTGCGCGGCGGGGACCATCCGGCCGGCGGGGCGGGTGGGTCGCACTGA
- the moaC gene encoding cyclic pyranopterin monophosphate synthase MoaC yields the protein MTAKDPSSGLTHLDAAGAAHMVDVSGKDVTARTAHASGRVLVSPRVVALLRGEGVPKGDALATARIAGIMGAKRTPDLVPLCHPLALSGVKLDLTVTDEAVEIRARVKTTDRTGVEMEALTAVSVAALTVVDMVKAVDKAAVITDVRVEEKTGGKSGDWLRAEAGQ from the coding sequence ATGACAGCCAAGGACCCCAGCAGCGGGCTCACCCACCTCGACGCGGCGGGCGCGGCCCACATGGTCGACGTGTCCGGCAAGGACGTCACCGCGCGCACCGCGCACGCCAGCGGCCGGGTCCTGGTCTCGCCGCGGGTCGTCGCACTGCTGCGCGGCGAGGGCGTGCCCAAGGGCGACGCACTCGCCACCGCGCGCATCGCCGGGATCATGGGCGCCAAGCGCACCCCCGACCTCGTACCGCTGTGCCACCCGCTCGCCCTGTCCGGTGTGAAACTCGACCTCACCGTCACCGACGAGGCGGTGGAGATCCGGGCCCGGGTCAAGACCACCGACCGCACGGGTGTCGAGATGGAGGCGCTGACCGCGGTGTCCGTCGCGGCCCTCACGGTCGTCGACATGGTCAAGGCCGTCGACAAGGCCGCCGTCATCACCGACGTACGCGTCGAGGAGAAGACCGGCGGCAAGTCCGGCGACTGGCTCCGCGCGGAGGCCGGGCAGTGA
- the glp gene encoding gephyrin-like molybdotransferase Glp, with product MSSTTTRVAGQGEGHVWSVAQHLEDILATVRPLEPIELQLLDAQGCVLVDDVTVPVSLPPFDNSSMDGYAVRAADVAEASATYPAALEVVGDVAAGAGEPPTVGPGRAARIMTGAPLPPGADAVVPVEWTDGGLGEGPVESMTAHSLAPGGAGGEVRVFKPAAEGAHVRRAGSDVRAGERALRAGAVLGAPQLALLAAIGTPAVRVRPRPRVVVLSTGSELRPPGTELGPGEIYDSNSFALTAAAREAGALAFRVGAVADDAETLRATIEDQLIRADLLVTSGGVSVGAYDVVKEALAHTTDAEEDGSGVEFRRLAMQPGKPQGFGSIGPDHTPLFALPGNPVSSYVSFELFVRPAIRTLMGVEDIHRPSARAVLRTKKPLGSPEGKRQFLRGRYDAARGEVTPVGGAGSHLVAALAKADALIVVPESTTELRPGAEVEVLLLG from the coding sequence TTGAGCAGTACCACGACGCGGGTCGCGGGCCAGGGCGAGGGCCATGTGTGGTCGGTGGCGCAGCACCTGGAGGACATCCTCGCCACCGTCCGACCGTTGGAGCCCATCGAACTCCAGCTGCTCGACGCCCAGGGCTGCGTCCTGGTCGACGACGTCACCGTGCCCGTCTCCCTGCCCCCCTTCGACAACAGCTCGATGGACGGCTACGCGGTACGCGCCGCCGACGTCGCCGAGGCCTCGGCGACCTACCCGGCCGCGCTGGAGGTCGTCGGCGACGTCGCCGCGGGCGCGGGAGAGCCGCCCACCGTCGGCCCCGGGCGGGCGGCCCGCATCATGACCGGTGCGCCGCTGCCGCCCGGCGCCGACGCGGTCGTCCCCGTCGAGTGGACCGACGGCGGGCTCGGCGAGGGCCCGGTCGAGTCGATGACCGCGCACAGCCTGGCGCCCGGCGGCGCGGGCGGTGAGGTACGGGTGTTCAAGCCCGCGGCCGAGGGGGCGCACGTCCGCCGCGCGGGCAGCGACGTCCGCGCCGGGGAGCGCGCGCTGCGCGCGGGCGCCGTCCTGGGCGCCCCGCAACTCGCCCTGCTCGCCGCCATCGGCACCCCCGCCGTACGGGTACGGCCGCGCCCGCGCGTGGTGGTCCTGTCCACCGGCAGCGAACTGCGCCCGCCCGGCACCGAACTGGGCCCCGGCGAGATCTACGACTCCAACTCCTTCGCGCTGACCGCCGCCGCCCGCGAGGCCGGTGCGCTCGCCTTCCGGGTCGGCGCCGTCGCCGACGATGCCGAGACCCTGCGCGCCACCATCGAGGACCAACTCATCCGCGCCGACCTCCTGGTCACCTCCGGCGGCGTCAGCGTCGGCGCGTACGACGTGGTCAAGGAGGCCCTCGCGCACACCACCGACGCCGAGGAGGACGGCAGCGGCGTCGAGTTCCGCAGGCTCGCCATGCAGCCCGGCAAACCGCAGGGCTTCGGCTCGATCGGCCCCGACCACACCCCGCTGTTCGCCCTGCCCGGCAACCCGGTCTCCTCCTACGTCTCCTTCGAACTGTTCGTACGGCCCGCCATCCGCACCCTGATGGGCGTCGAGGACATCCACCGGCCGAGCGCCCGCGCCGTGCTGCGCACGAAGAAGCCGCTCGGCTCACCGGAGGGTAAACGCCAGTTCCTGCGCGGCCGTTACGACGCGGCGCGCGGCGAGGTCACCCCGGTCGGCGGCGCGGGCTCGCACCTGGTCGCCGCCCTCGCGAAGGCCGACGCGCTGATCGTCGTCCCGGAGTCGACGACCGAGTTGCGGCCCGGGGCCGAGGTCGAGGTACTGCTGCTGGGGTGA
- the galU gene encoding UTP--glucose-1-phosphate uridylyltransferase GalU: MTEHPHTRITKAVIPAAGLGTRFLPATKATPKEMLPVVDKPAIQYVVEEAVAAGLDDVLMITGRNKRPLEDHFDRNYELEEALTKKGDRTRLAKVQESSDLATMHYVRQGDPKGLGHAVLCAAPHVGNEPFAVLLGDDLIDPRDPLLARMTDIQEQHGGTVIALMEVDPAQIHMYGCAAVEATDEADVVKVTGLVEKPDAADAPSNFAIIGRYVLDPHIFDILRKTEPGRGGEIQLTDALQQLAADEKVGGPVHGVVFKGRRYDTGDRGDYLRAIVRLACEREDLGPDFRAWLRSYVTEEM; the protein is encoded by the coding sequence ATGACTGAGCACCCCCACACCAGGATCACCAAGGCTGTCATTCCGGCGGCGGGACTCGGCACCCGTTTCCTGCCCGCCACGAAGGCAACCCCCAAGGAAATGCTGCCGGTTGTGGACAAGCCGGCCATCCAGTACGTGGTCGAGGAGGCCGTGGCCGCGGGCCTCGACGACGTCCTGATGATCACTGGTCGCAACAAGCGCCCGCTCGAGGACCACTTCGACCGCAACTACGAGCTCGAAGAGGCCCTCACCAAGAAGGGTGACCGCACCCGGCTCGCCAAGGTCCAGGAGTCCAGCGACCTCGCGACGATGCACTACGTCCGCCAGGGCGACCCCAAGGGGCTCGGTCACGCGGTGCTCTGCGCCGCCCCGCACGTGGGCAACGAGCCCTTCGCCGTCCTCCTGGGCGACGACCTCATCGACCCGCGCGACCCGCTGCTCGCCCGGATGACCGACATCCAGGAGCAGCACGGCGGCACCGTGATCGCGCTGATGGAGGTCGACCCGGCGCAGATCCACATGTACGGCTGCGCGGCCGTCGAGGCCACCGACGAGGCGGACGTCGTCAAGGTCACCGGCCTGGTCGAGAAGCCCGACGCGGCGGACGCGCCCAGCAACTTCGCCATCATCGGCCGCTACGTCCTCGACCCGCACATCTTCGACATACTGCGCAAGACCGAGCCCGGCCGCGGCGGCGAGATCCAGCTCACCGACGCCCTCCAGCAGCTCGCCGCCGACGAGAAGGTGGGCGGCCCGGTGCACGGCGTCGTCTTCAAGGGCCGCCGCTATGACACCGGCGACCGCGGCGACTACCTGCGTGCCATTGTCCGACTCGCGTGCGAACGTGAGGACCTCGGGCCCGACTTCCGGGCCTGGCTTCGCAGTTACGTCACCGAGGAGATGTAG
- a CDS encoding 5-formyltetrahydrofolate cyclo-ligase has product MNETQRQADSGKRTLRREFLSVRNRLTEDDVREKAVLLAERALELPVLAGASTVAAYVSMSTEPGTGPLIEALDARGVRVLLPVLLADNDLSWGAYQGPDSLVEVHHRGKMALHEPSGPPLGTDAVLDADAVLLPGVAVDRAGVRLGRGGGSYDRVLARLARAGKDPALVVLLYDAEVVARLPHEPHDRPVHAAVTPSKVHRFGV; this is encoded by the coding sequence ATGAACGAGACCCAGCGCCAAGCGGATTCTGGCAAGCGGACATTGCGCCGGGAGTTCCTCTCGGTGAGGAACCGGTTGACGGAAGATGACGTACGGGAAAAGGCGGTGCTGCTTGCCGAGCGCGCCCTCGAACTGCCCGTGCTCGCCGGGGCGTCCACGGTCGCCGCCTATGTGTCGATGAGCACAGAACCCGGGACCGGGCCGCTGATCGAGGCGCTGGACGCGCGCGGGGTGCGGGTGCTGCTGCCGGTCCTGCTCGCGGACAACGACCTGTCCTGGGGCGCGTACCAGGGCCCCGACTCGCTGGTGGAGGTCCACCACCGGGGAAAGATGGCGCTGCACGAGCCGTCCGGTCCGCCGCTCGGCACGGACGCGGTGCTCGACGCGGATGCCGTACTGCTGCCGGGGGTCGCGGTGGACCGTGCGGGTGTGCGGCTCGGCCGCGGCGGCGGCAGCTACGACCGGGTACTCGCCCGACTGGCGCGCGCGGGCAAGGACCCGGCCCTGGTGGTCCTGCTCTACGACGCGGAGGTGGTGGCCCGCCTGCCGCACGAGCCGCACGACCGGCCGGTGCACGCGGCGGTGACGCCGTCAAAGGTCCACCGCTTCGGTGTCTGA